In one Mus caroli chromosome 14, CAROLI_EIJ_v1.1, whole genome shotgun sequence genomic region, the following are encoded:
- the LOC115029245 gene encoding uncharacterized protein LOC115029245: MQGAGPRPDCPVPSAQVRAGAGATRHFRFQVRLPEDTRPTGEAAARSDGLRGRRLDAHGAGPQPHGEPEAQVLSPGLLSGCRTLTQNHAAAHTKSSSLRPRRSVETDLSACALGLC, encoded by the coding sequence ATGCAAGGGGCTGGTCCGCGCCCCGACTGCCCCGTGCCCTCCGCTCAGGTGAGAGCCGGAGCCGGCGCCACGCGTCACTTCCGGTTTCAGGTGCGCCTGCCGGAAGATACCCGGCCCACGGGCGAAGCCGCGGCGCGCTCGGACGGGCTCCGCGGCAGAAGGCTAGACGCCCACGGCGCGGGGCCACAGCCGCATGGAGAGCCCGAGGCGCAGGTACTCTCACCCGGCCTTCTGTCCGGCTGCCGAACACTCACCCAGAACCACGCGGCTGCCCACACGAAATCTTCGTCGCTACGGCCGCGACGGAGCGTTGAGACAGACCTTAGCGCATGCGCCCTAGGTCTGTGCTAA